From one Streptomyces sp. R41 genomic stretch:
- a CDS encoding isochorismatase family protein, protein MRRALIVVDVQNDFCEGGSLAVAGGADVAAAITELIGQAPAGYRHVVATRDLHIAPGGHFADNPDYVHSWPAHCVAGTEGVGFHPNFAPAVASGAIDAVFDKGAYAAAYSGFEGVDENGVSLGDWLRAREINEVDVVGIATDHCVRATALDSAREGFRTQVLLDLTAGVAEETTERALEELRAAGVELTGKPVV, encoded by the coding sequence ATGCGCCGCGCCTTGATCGTCGTAGACGTGCAGAACGACTTCTGCGAGGGTGGCAGCCTCGCGGTGGCCGGGGGTGCCGATGTGGCCGCCGCCATCACGGAGCTGATCGGGCAGGCGCCCGCCGGCTACCGCCATGTCGTGGCCACCCGCGACCTCCACATCGCCCCCGGCGGCCACTTCGCCGACAACCCCGACTACGTGCACTCCTGGCCCGCGCACTGCGTGGCCGGCACGGAGGGGGTGGGCTTCCACCCGAACTTCGCCCCGGCCGTCGCCTCCGGCGCGATCGACGCCGTGTTCGACAAGGGCGCCTACGCGGCGGCGTACAGCGGCTTCGAGGGTGTCGACGAGAACGGGGTCTCGCTCGGCGACTGGCTGCGCGCCCGGGAGATCAACGAGGTGGACGTGGTCGGCATCGCCACGGACCACTGCGTGCGGGCCACCGCCCTCGACTCGGCCCGCGAGGGCTTCCGCACCCAGGTCCTGCTCGACCTCACGGCCGGAGTGGCCGAGGAGACGACGGAGCGGGCCCTGGAGGAGCTCCGGGCAGCCGGGGTGGAGCTCACGGGCAAGCCCGTCGTCTAG
- a CDS encoding immune inhibitor A domain-containing protein: protein MTSRPWTFRAAAVGVALAAATATFSTFAVAEADSAAKPPAVDRHDPQPVKNTVDHDLDGPLSKTRNAQRQEALNQVISGDAKVQDRNGSQVVQLKSKKGDSKYVELGREKTDKIFTILVEFGDKVDSTAGGTAGPLHNQISQPDRAKDNSTAWQADYNQKHFQDLYFGTGKNVESMKKFYEKQSSGRYSVDGEVADWVKVPYNEARYGNNACGSTNCPSVWNVVSDGVTAWVAQQKAAGKTDAAIKADLANFDQWDRYDFDGDGDFNEPDGYIDHFQIVHAGEDESAGGGVQGTDAIWAHRWYAFGTDAGATGPADNKLGGAQIGDTGIWVGDYTIQPENGGLGVFAHEYGHDLGLPDHYDTAGGDNSTGFWTLMSSGSWLGTGKQSIGDLPGDFNAWDKLQLGWLNYDTAKAGKQSTHKLGVAEYNTWNKQALVVTLPDKEVTTTVVTPAQGSTQWWSGSGDNLKNTLTRSVDLTGKSSATLTLDGYYDIEANYDFLYTEVSTDGGANWTALDGTVDGQPIPHDASDKPALTGTVDGYKKLSYSLGAYAGKKIDVRFRYQTDGGVAQKGFAADEIALTADGATVFSDNAEAADAAWTATGFSRIGASFTKDYAQYYLAENRQYVSYDKTLKVGPYNFGFSTTRPDWVEHYPYQNGLLIWKWDTSQADNNTSQHPGVGLALPVDAHPKALWWSNGTLMRNRIQAYDSTFSLYRTDGITLHSADVATKIPSSKGVSVFNDHTSDYYDNRNPTGGVKITDTNTKIKIVKEAKDGSTISLQVGPAVK from the coding sequence GTGACCAGCAGACCATGGACGTTCAGAGCGGCAGCGGTGGGCGTCGCCCTCGCGGCGGCAACCGCCACGTTCTCCACGTTCGCCGTGGCGGAGGCCGACTCGGCCGCCAAGCCACCGGCCGTCGACCGCCACGACCCGCAGCCGGTCAAGAACACGGTCGACCACGACCTCGACGGGCCGCTCAGCAAGACCCGGAACGCGCAGCGCCAAGAGGCCCTGAACCAGGTCATATCCGGCGATGCCAAGGTCCAGGACCGCAACGGCTCGCAGGTCGTTCAGCTGAAGAGCAAGAAGGGCGACAGCAAGTACGTCGAGCTCGGCCGCGAGAAGACCGACAAGATCTTCACGATCCTGGTCGAGTTCGGCGACAAGGTCGACAGTACGGCCGGCGGCACCGCCGGCCCGCTGCACAACCAGATATCCCAGCCGGACCGCGCCAAGGACAACAGCACGGCCTGGCAGGCGGACTACAACCAGAAGCACTTCCAGGACCTCTACTTCGGCACCGGCAAGAACGTCGAGTCGATGAAGAAGTTCTACGAGAAGCAGTCCTCGGGCCGCTACTCGGTCGACGGCGAGGTCGCGGACTGGGTCAAGGTCCCCTACAACGAGGCCCGTTACGGCAACAACGCCTGCGGCTCCACCAACTGCCCGAGCGTGTGGAACGTCGTCAGCGACGGCGTCACCGCGTGGGTCGCCCAGCAGAAGGCGGCCGGCAAGACCGACGCGGCCATCAAGGCGGACCTGGCGAACTTCGACCAGTGGGACCGCTACGACTTCGACGGCGACGGCGACTTCAACGAGCCCGACGGCTACATCGACCACTTCCAGATCGTGCACGCCGGTGAGGACGAGTCCGCGGGCGGCGGCGTCCAGGGCACCGACGCGATCTGGGCCCACCGCTGGTACGCGTTCGGCACCGACGCGGGCGCCACGGGTCCGGCCGACAACAAGCTCGGCGGCGCGCAGATCGGCGACACCGGCATCTGGGTCGGCGACTACACCATCCAGCCGGAGAACGGCGGACTCGGCGTCTTCGCCCACGAGTACGGCCACGACCTCGGTCTGCCGGACCACTACGACACCGCGGGCGGAGACAACTCCACCGGCTTCTGGACGCTGATGTCGTCCGGTTCCTGGCTCGGCACGGGCAAGCAGTCCATCGGCGACCTGCCGGGCGACTTCAACGCCTGGGACAAGCTGCAGCTCGGCTGGCTCAACTACGACACGGCCAAGGCCGGCAAGCAGTCCACGCACAAGCTGGGCGTCGCCGAGTACAACACCTGGAACAAGCAGGCGCTCGTCGTCACGCTCCCCGACAAGGAGGTCACGACCACGGTCGTCACCCCGGCGCAGGGCTCGACCCAGTGGTGGAGCGGCAGTGGTGACAACCTCAAGAACACGCTGACCCGTTCGGTCGACCTCACCGGTAAGTCCTCGGCCACGCTGACCCTGGACGGCTACTACGACATCGAGGCCAACTACGACTTCCTCTACACCGAGGTCTCGACCGACGGCGGCGCCAACTGGACCGCTCTCGACGGCACGGTGGACGGTCAGCCCATCCCGCACGACGCCAGCGACAAGCCGGCCCTGACCGGCACGGTCGACGGCTACAAGAAGCTGTCGTACTCCCTGGGCGCCTACGCGGGCAAGAAGATCGACGTCCGCTTCCGCTACCAGACCGACGGTGGCGTGGCCCAGAAGGGCTTCGCGGCCGACGAGATCGCGCTGACCGCCGACGGTGCGACGGTGTTCTCCGACAACGCGGAGGCCGCTGACGCCGCTTGGACCGCGACCGGCTTCTCCCGCATCGGCGCGTCCTTCACCAAGGACTACGCGCAGTACTACCTCGCCGAGAACCGCCAGTACGTCTCGTACGACAAGACCCTCAAGGTCGGCCCGTACAACTTCGGCTTCTCGACGACCCGTCCGGACTGGGTGGAGCACTACCCGTACCAGAACGGCCTGTTGATCTGGAAGTGGGACACCTCGCAGGCGGACAACAACACCAGCCAGCACCCGGGTGTCGGCCTCGCGCTTCCGGTCGACGCGCACCCGAAGGCCCTGTGGTGGTCCAACGGCACGCTGATGCGCAACCGCATCCAGGCCTACGACTCGACGTTCAGCCTGTACCGCACGGACGGCATCACGCTGCACAGCGCGGACGTCGCGACGAAGATCCCGTCGTCGAAGGGGGTGTCGGTCTTCAACGACCACACCAGCGACTACTACGACAACAGGAACCCGACCGGCGGCGTCAAGATCACTGACACCAACACCAAGATCAAGATCGTCAAGGAGGCCAAGGACGGCTCCACGATCTCGCTCCAGGTCGGCCCCGCGGTGAAGTAG